CAGCTGCGCACAATCCGCGTTTCGCCCTTCTCGACCTCGACAAGCCGCCCAGCAGGCCGAATCAACCACGATGTCAGGATCACCAGGTACGGCCGCTGTCCTGCGCACCAGGACCGGAATACTGACTCTCGCGCAGGACCGGAAAGCCCATATTGACCGTGTCCGCCGGACGATCCTCGCTCGGAGGTGCGCCGTAGCCCGCAGCCACACATGAACCAGCTCGCTCACACGCACACACAGGCTACACAGCAACCGTATTCGGAGCGACGGGCTTCCTCGGCAGATACGTTGTCAACCGACTTGGTGCGTCACTCTTCAGCGCAGAAAGCAGGGCAGAGGGCTAATCCAAGGAAACAGCTCGATCAGGATGCACAGTGATTGTGCCCTTCCGCGAGGAGATGGCGAAGCGCCACCTGAAGGTTGCTGGTGACCTTGGCCGCGTTATCTTCATGGAAATGGACCTGCGCAATACCGCGTCGATTGAGGAGAGCGTTCGACACTCTGACATTGTCTACAACCTCATTGGTCGCGACTACCCCACCAAGAACTTCGACTTGGCCGACGTCCATGTCGAGGGAACTGAGCGCATTGCCGAGGCCGTTGCAAAGTACGACATTGACCGCTATGTCCACGTTTCCTCGCACAGCGCCCAGCTCGACTCTCCCTCGGAGTTCTACCGCACCAAGGCCCAGGGTGAGCAGGTAGCGCGCTCCATCTACCCGGAGACCACCATCGTTCGCCCGGCGCCCATGTTCGGGTACGAGGACCGTCTCCTCCACCGTCTGGCTTCTCCCTCCAACGTCATTACCTCCAACTGGCTGCAGGAGCGCTTCTCCCCCGTCCACGCTATCGACGTTGGTATGGCGCTCGAGGCCATGCTGCACGACGACACAACAGCTGCCGAGACGTTTGAGCTTTACGGACCTACAGAGTACACCATGGCTGAGCTGAACGACATCGTCGAGCGGGAAGCTATGAAGAAGCGCCGCCACATCAACATTCCTAAGCGCGTTATGAAGCCTGTCGCACGCTACGCCAACAAGCTCCTCTGGTGGCCCATTCACTCCGAGGACGAGGTCGAGCGTGAGTTCATTGACCAGTACATCGACCCCCAGGCCAAAACATTCAAGGACCTCGACATCGAGCCCGTGGAGTTGAGCAGTCTCACATTCGAGTACCTCAAGGGCTACAGGAGCTCGTCGTACTACGATTTGCCACCCATGTCGGAGCGTGAGAAGCGTgaggagaagaagtaccTGCACGTCATCGATGACCAGTAGAAGGGCGAGGAAAGAAATGAAAATCTTGCGACGTGTGTAAATACCTTGGCTTTTCCTTTACCGGACTACACGGATCTGTAGAATCAATCCCGTTTCTTTTGTGTGAACATAGTTGCTGTCCAGCGGGCTTTTTTTCGGTGTAATACGCAGCTGACAAACTTAGAGGGTGATTGCCATATAGACCGTCCTGCGAGACATTGACAACACGAACGCCCTATGGCAATCTCTGCTCACTTGGGCGTAGCTCCTCCAACTCGTCTCACTCTTACGAAGGGGATGCTGATCATCTGAGCGGGGTTCttgtagactatagatgctGTCTTCAAGTCAGGCACCTTCTGTACGACCATGATCGAGTCACTTGACGAGCTGGCTGTAATATTGCGAGGTTCAGGAAACATATGTAGATAGGGAATGCTGACCAGTCTAGCCGCAACACTTGCTCACGTTCGCCACATACTATAAGCTTGCTATTAGTTCAGTCACCATGAGTCTTATCCAGGACGGTTCCAATCACGATTTATGTCGCTGCTCTGCCTTTTACCAGATTTGCTGAATAATGCCAACCTTGATCTAGAAGGTGCCGACTGCACGACCAGTCACGGATTAGAGTGGGCTATGGTTCCGATTAAGACTGGAGTTATTGCTGTTGCTCTCGGCAATGTATCAGCTGCATCGCAGAAAGGCATACATTCCATCGATGCCGTCTGTCTGTCAATAAACGTGATCAAATATCCTTCCCTACGCCCTCAATTTTTTTGCAAGGACACTCCTGCTGCGTACCCGCCAGAAAGAATGACTTCAAATCTAGGTGAAGGTGACTTTAGATATGTTGCCTCTAGTCTTACTCATTTCTCTCACCTTCTCAGCTCCACACCATCAAAAACCCCGCTCTCTCAAAGCCATTGGCCGACTCTACACCAAAACCATCATCATCACGCCATCAAAGTTTTTTTGGAGATGGGCGCTCATATCAACGACAAGCGAAGCAGTATTGAGCCGCAACCGCGCTTTGCCGTCTTCGCTGAGACGAAACTTCTACTCAACTGGGGTGCAAATTCTGGGCTGACTTTTGCATCATAGCAGCACAGAGCCTTAAAAGTGGCAGCGCGATTGGACATGGCAACGTCGGGATTATTTCTGGGCTAAGGTGATGGTGGAATCGGGCATTTTGTCATGGCTTCCAAGTCCCGAGTTTGTGAAGACAGGCAGCTAGTCCCAAAGAATAAAAACTCGCTCCATGGACTGGAGCTGGAGCCTACACGACGGCCACACGGAAACCTATTCATTGATGCGACGATGATCGATCAACTGGGTTGTGCAGGGAGATTGTCTTATCCCTGGAAGCCTTGAATGCAAAGCCAGTGACCGACGACTCGATCGGCGCATCTATGAGAGCTCATTGTATTACTGCGGTAACAAACAGTATAATAATTCACAGTGGCGTAATGTGTAAGGTGAGTGCAGACATAGCAGGAAGGTGCGTTCTCGAGTCCAAACACGACCTTTCCACATCGGGTACAGTGACGCACTATCTCGGTTTGCTGTTCGGAGTGTCGACGGGGCCAACAAACCACCACCGACTGGTTTGCGCCTCGCACGATAACTCTTTGAGCCTGCGTTGCCAGGGACAATGATTTTGGTGGCTGGCCCGCGAACACAGTATGGCATTTGAGGTGTCGTACAACCTTGAGAATGAGCAACAGTTCTGGGATGGTGAGAGAGTTTTGTGCTGCTGTAACCCCACTACCAGAGACTGACTTGCCATGCAGAGCTCGATGACATAGTCTCGACACGATGCCAGGaggaagagagtatagaCAACTCTCTGCGCGCCTTTCTTAATGTCACGACTAGCTACAAATGTAACGTAGTTCCTCGAAATACGCCGAATAGTGTTGACCCAAGACAGCCGAGTATCTCGACACCGACTACAGCGTCGCAAAATGTATCTTCCGCGTACTAGAGGGCGAGCTGTTCATGACACACAAGGAGTACGTGCGTCGGCAGATGATATACTGCCTTTTGCAGGTATGTGGCAGGAGGCGTCCGGGTGCGTCTTGCGAGTGCAGGGTGAACTGATGCTTGTGCAGGAAGAAGACAACCCTACGATCTACATCGTTGCCGCTCTCCTACTATACGACGGCCGAAACAGTGGCGACGACGTCATCTTCGAGATGATGCACACTGAGGGCAGTTTTCCAAGATTAGTGGAGTTAGTACAACTGGAGAGCGTGCAAGAGGACACAAGATTACACCAAATGCTCTTGGAACTTCTGTATGAATCATCGCGAGTACAAAGACTCACTTGGGAAGACTTTGGTATGCTCTGACGGTTCTGAATATTGAACGATCAAACGACTACTGATCATAGTGACTAGCGGCGGTAAACGACAACTTCATACTGTATCTCTTAGGTATCATCGAGGGCGCCTCTGATGATGCCGAAGATCCGTATCATTACCCAGTCATTCGAGTTCTGGTATGTACATCCACCGCCGCTATCGGTTTTGCAACTAATAGTCGTATAGCTGGTCATGAACGAGCAATATTTGGTAGCTTCTACCAATCATCACAAAGACGGCCGTCCTCCAATAACGAATCGGTTAATCAAAGCACTGTCCAGTCATGGCATGACATACAAAACCTTTGGGTGTAATCTGATACTTCTCCTAAACCGAGAGTCGGAAACCTCTCTTCAACTTTTAATTCTTAAGGTCTTGTACCTTCTCTTTGGCAATCCTGCAACTGCTGAGTATTTCTACACAAACGACCTGCACGTTTTAATCGACGTCATCCTCCGGAACCTAATCGACCTTCCACACGACTCGCCCGCTGCCAATGCTCTGCGACACACGTACCTTCGGGTCCTCTACCCTATATTGACGAACAGTCAAATCAGCAAGCCGCCTCACTACAAGCGTGACGACATTCTCAGGCTTCTCCACCTTCTCGTAACGAGCGGTAATCACTTCGCGCCTGTAGATGACACCACGCAACGGCTTGTCACACGGTGTACCAGCGTGCCATGGTTGCAACCGAACACCCTGAGGAACGAACCTGGATCCCGTAGTAATGATAGTACGACATCGCCCATCGACCATATCTCAAACGGTCAAAAGGAGCTGGCACGGCGGGCATTGGGCATGAGTGTGCAGGACGGGGGCGAAAGCTCAACAAGCGTTCTCGAGATTGCATCTCACACAGAAAAACCTGGAGTTCAAACGCCAAGTATTACGCATCCTGAACAGGCATCCTAGAGCGAGGCATGCGTGACGTCTCGACGTACGCGTCACAATCGTCATCATACTTCGATTTACACGTTCAACGAAGGCTTCTATCTGATCTTTTTGTTTTTACCTTGGCAGTGGCAGCGCTTTAGCTGTCTAGGCATGGTTGCATGGATGGCGTTTCGAGGTCATACAGCATTGGACAGCGCTTTGAGCGATTCTTCTCCCATTTTCAGCAATTGTATCGCTTGCTGGGACTCTTGTTATGACTGCACACTTCGTATATCCCAAGTTATTCTTATACGCTTATCGACCATGCCTTACGACAAACGTAGACTGTGTACTCTGGTGTTCCATGCTCACACTGTTCAAATAACCTACATTGCAGTTACACGGCAGCGAAGAGTAGCCGGACGAATACAATGCGGAACGCATCGCTGACTGTCTTGTAGATCTCTGCAGTACAATATCGATCGAACATCGGAGGTTCGGGATCAAAGAGCAGCCTGCGCCACTGCGTACGCAGAACGCGTACGACGACAAGCCATAGCGATAAGAACAGCGGGTTCTTGGCTGCAGCTCGGCTGCGCGGCGGAAGCGCAGTGCGAGGGATGTGGCGTAACGTCAAGAGTTGCACAAGGGCATGGCAGACGTTTGTACTCCTTGTGTTGCCCGCTCTGCCCTCGGCGTTTGTTTTGTGTCCGCTTTCACATGATACCAGAGGCCATGTCTTGGATATGTTGTACACTGGTTGAAGAACTTGCTTGGCACGTTTGGTTTGCAGCTCTCCTAAAAGATACAAAGTCCGACAGAGACAAGTACGCCAATCGCAACCTCACAAACTTCCTTATCTAGTACTCTGAAGTCTCACGTAACACAGAAGTCAGTCTTGGCCAGGCTGCAGAGAATCTAGACTTTTTCTCTAGATGCATGCAGTGTAGCAACCACCTTTTCCTGTCATCCCTTGATTTAGCTGCGACTAGACAGATGCAACGACATCAGCATTCCGTAAACCGAGCGGCTGTCTACCGGACGTTACACTGACAGCGACATGCCGAGCCTTATAGACCAGAGCCGCACCAAGCAGCTAGAGCATTCCGGCAGCACGACATCTAGGTGCTCCAGCTGGCGCTGAACACGAATCGCACTTGCTGCGAGTTTCCAGGAAGTTGTAGTTTAGGCACCGAATCTGCTTAGCACACTTCTGTGTTCCGCCAGACACTCCTCCTGAGTGAAAAATGAGATCTAGGAACGCAGTTTGCCAAACACCGCCTGCCCAGCTCCAGGCTCCCTAATCGAGCTGaaaacaaacaaacaaacatGATGCAGTCTGAGTGCATACGACGTTGGGATGCGGTTACTGGGACTAGCGATAAGGGCTGGGCTGGAGGCTAGGATAAATCCACCCACGGTACGGATTTCCCCGCCGCCCACAAGCCACTTCCGCACCGAAGCGGCAGTAGTGCATTGCCCGATTAGGCCGACACAGGTCTCAGAACAAGCGACCAGGGCTCGGGGCTCCGCAAACCAAAGTCCAGAGCTCGACAGCTTTGGCACCAGTATGCACGAAAACGTGCCTGAATACTCTCAGGATAGTCTGGGTGTCCTCTCTGCATCTTCGTTCGTGTCGAGTCCATCTCTCGAAACGGCGGCTGCTGATCCCTGATACGGAATCTGATTTCTCCATGTCGATCATCTTGTCTCGACTGTCTCGTATCGAGGCCAACGCAGATCTGGACATGTGCGTGCACAGTTGGGGTCCCGTATCCACTCAGATTCCACTGCCAGGTTCACAAACACCGGGGTCGGGGAAATCTCCAGCTACAAGGCTGCCCCGACTCGCAGGCTGAGGCCGTGGTGGGATCTACAGCGCATTGGATTCCTGTTTCACCCGAACGCTCATCTCGCTGGATTGTCCGCAAATGATCGCTGCATGGATAGAGTTGAAGATAACCTGGATGCTGGACTCAGAGCTGCATGATATTCA
The Ascochyta rabiei chromosome 17, complete sequence DNA segment above includes these coding regions:
- a CDS encoding Protein-lysine N-methyltransferase efm5, with translation MALPLRCARSRAAMPAQLRTIRVSPFSTSTSRPAGRINHDVRITRTGKPILTVSAGRSSLGGYTATVFGATGFLGRYVVNRLARSGCTVIVPFREEMAKRHLKVAGDLGRVIFMEMDLRNTASIEESVRHSDIVYNLIGRDYPTKNFDLADVHVEGTERIAEAVAKYDIDRYVHVSSHSAQLDSPSEFYRTKAQGEQVARSIYPETTIVRPAPMFGYEDRLLHRLASPSNVITSNWLQERFSPVHAIDVGMALEAMLHDDTTAAETFELYGPTEYTMAELNDIVEREAMKKRRHINIPKRVMKPVARYANKLLWWPIHSEDEVEREFIDQYIDPQAKTFKDLDIEPVELSSLTFEYLKGYRSSSYYDLPPMSEREKREEKKYLHVIDDQ
- a CDS encoding pre-rRNA processing yields the protein MAFEVSYNLENEQQFWDELDDIVSTRCQEEESIDNSLRAFLNVTTSYKSEYLDTDYSVAKCIFRVLEGELFMTHKEYVRRQMIYCLLQEEDNPTIYIVAALLLYDGRNSGDDVIFEMMHTEGSFPRLVELVQLESVQEDTRLHQMLLELLYESSRVQRLTWEDFAAVNDNFILYLLGIIEGASDDAEDPYHYPVIRVLLVMNEQYLVASTNHHKDGRPPITNRLIKALSSHGMTYKTFGCNLILLLNRESETSLQLLILKVLYLLFGNPATAEYFYTNDLHVLIDVILRNLIDLPHDSPAANALRHTYLRVLYPILTNSQISKPPHYKRDDILRLLHLLVTSGNHFAPVDDTTQRLVTRCTSVPWLQPNTLRNEPGSRSNDSTTSPIDHISNGQKELARRALGMSVQDGGESSTSVLEIASHTEKPGVQTPSITHPEQAS